One stretch of Acidobacteriota bacterium DNA includes these proteins:
- the secG gene encoding preprotein translocase subunit SecG, which translates to MFTIWVVFHVLISIALMLVVLMQSAKGDGLAGTAFSGGLSGAVFGGRGAASFLSRATTVLAIVFMVNCGVLAFMSAKTRTTTDVQQTGESVVTRKMAEEQERMLQQQQAAQEATRQDSIARATVQDQPVDLLPPQPDSN; encoded by the coding sequence TTGTTCACCATCTGGGTAGTTTTCCATGTCCTTATTTCCATCGCCCTGATGCTGGTTGTGCTGATGCAGTCCGCCAAAGGAGACGGGCTGGCGGGCACCGCGTTCAGCGGCGGTCTCTCCGGCGCCGTGTTCGGTGGGCGGGGTGCCGCATCGTTCCTGTCCAGAGCGACCACCGTGCTGGCGATTGTGTTTATGGTCAATTGCGGGGTTCTGGCATTCATGTCGGCCAAGACGCGAACCACGACCGACGTGCAGCAGACCGGTGAGTCGGTCGTGACCCGCAAAATGGCCGAGGAACAGGAGCGGATGCTCCAGCAGCAGCAGGCGGCGCAGGAGGCGACGAGACAGGATTCGATCGCCCGGGCCACGGTGCAGGACCAGCCGGTCGATCTTCTGCCGCCGCAGCCGGACAGCAATTAG
- a CDS encoding phosphoglycerate kinase, with product MSKLSVSDINFRGRRVLLRVDFNVPLDSRRNITDDRRIRSSLPTIRKILDDGGRVIACSHLGRPKGKPVPEMSLRPVAERLSELLGREVLFAEDCIGPEASNVVDRMKDGDCLLLENLRFHADEEQNDPEFAGKLAALADIYVNDAFGTAHRAHASTEGVTRYFNQAAAGFLMEKELRFLAQTITDPARPFAAILGGAKISGKIDIIQNLLGKVDILLIGGGMAFTFSKARGYPIGNSLLEQDKVELAREIISRADQAKVRLVFPTDVVVAPEISEDVPTEVVDIDKIPDGMMGLDIGPATIALFSEALRSARTVVWNGPMGVFECKPFAAGTAAVARLLADLTDEGATTVVGGGDSAAAVAQQGLDGRLTHISTGGGASLEFLEGKTLPGVAALTDVSKARVV from the coding sequence ATGAGCAAACTAAGCGTCTCGGATATCAACTTTCGCGGCCGCCGGGTGCTGTTGCGGGTCGACTTCAACGTCCCGCTCGACAGCCGGCGGAACATTACCGACGACCGGCGAATCCGCAGCAGCCTGCCCACCATCCGCAAGATACTTGATGACGGCGGCAGGGTCATCGCATGTTCGCACCTGGGCCGTCCGAAAGGCAAACCTGTACCCGAGATGTCGCTCCGGCCGGTGGCCGAGCGGCTCTCGGAGCTGCTCGGGCGGGAAGTGCTCTTTGCCGAGGATTGCATCGGCCCGGAGGCGTCCAACGTCGTGGACAGGATGAAGGACGGCGACTGCCTGCTGCTCGAAAACCTGCGTTTCCATGCCGACGAGGAACAGAACGACCCGGAGTTCGCCGGGAAACTGGCCGCCCTGGCAGACATTTACGTCAACGACGCCTTCGGCACGGCCCACCGGGCGCACGCCTCGACCGAGGGCGTGACGCGCTATTTCAATCAGGCCGCCGCCGGGTTCCTCATGGAAAAAGAACTCCGATTTCTCGCGCAGACGATCACCGATCCGGCGCGGCCGTTCGCGGCCATCCTCGGCGGGGCCAAGATATCCGGCAAGATTGACATCATACAGAACCTGCTGGGCAAGGTGGACATCCTGCTGATCGGCGGCGGCATGGCCTTTACTTTCAGCAAGGCCCGGGGGTATCCTATCGGTAACTCCCTGCTGGAGCAGGACAAGGTTGAGCTGGCCCGGGAGATCATCTCGCGGGCGGACCAGGCAAAAGTGAGGCTGGTGTTCCCGACCGACGTCGTGGTGGCCCCGGAGATTTCCGAAGACGTGCCGACCGAAGTGGTCGATATCGACAAGATACCGGACGGAATGATGGGACTGGATATCGGTCCGGCGACGATTGCGCTCTTTTCCGAAGCGCTCAGAAGTGCGCGTACGGTGGTGTGGAACGGCCCGATGGGGGTTTTTGAGTGCAAGCCGTTTGCCGCCGGCACCGCCGCCGTGGCCAGGCTGCTGGCCGATCTGACCGACGAGGGCGCGACTACCGTGGTTGGCGGAGGCGATTCCGCGGCGGCCGTCGCACAGCAAGGGCTGGACGGCCGGCTGACACACATCTCGACCGGAGGCGGCGCATCGCTGGAGTTCCTCGAAGGCAAGACGCTGCCGGGCGTTGCCGCGCTGACCGACGTGTCCAAGGCGAGGGTGGTCTGA
- a CDS encoding aspartyl protease family protein: MLKTRLRHILAALALTLGPSLSEAVNLDSLLIVSIGGRTALERLATVDNYRTEGTVSINGQQGTFVSVYAKPDRVYFELSLGSVSIVHAYDGQVAWQRDFNGVTSRLEGFEKRELLGQAYFQSYSFLFDDRMPGGREYRGTAVIDGRTCHEIALVPLNTDTVLVYLDVETGLQRLMISWLDNTQTRTTADDYRDVSGIRIPFFSRAEIVGAPLVLEFSVGRVLFDQPLDDALFRQPAAGQVDFRFPADVRSVTVPFDFSFGHIYVTGTVNGRKRARFILDSGASANVFHEPILSDLNLPSVGSLPAKGIGGYREVTLVRIDSVNIGPLTLLDQVAGAVNLEGIGRAGSDGTPFGGVLGFDFLSRFPVLIDYAGRQLTVYEPGSRELPAGGSEVPFHLTMHVPTIEARLVGTEGDFLIDLGSPFGVMVHAPFVERHNLDQQLQDIRPISRTLSGLGGSVKGRSAYAASFAFGDVRVESLRVLLPEGGEGISGSEELAGSIGNLLLEQFRVLFDFGNNRLIFYERAESAK, from the coding sequence ATGCTTAAAACACGCCTTAGGCACATACTGGCAGCCCTTGCCCTGACCCTGGGCCCGTCGCTTTCTGAAGCCGTCAATCTCGATTCTCTCCTGATCGTATCGATCGGCGGCCGCACCGCCCTGGAACGGCTGGCCACGGTCGACAACTACCGGACTGAGGGAACGGTATCTATCAACGGTCAGCAGGGAACTTTCGTTTCCGTGTACGCGAAACCGGACCGTGTGTACTTCGAACTGAGCCTGGGATCCGTCTCCATTGTTCATGCATACGACGGTCAGGTGGCCTGGCAGAGAGATTTCAACGGCGTTACTTCGCGACTGGAAGGGTTCGAGAAGCGTGAACTGCTTGGCCAGGCGTACTTTCAATCCTATTCGTTCCTTTTCGACGACCGCATGCCGGGCGGCAGGGAGTACCGGGGCACGGCCGTGATCGACGGAAGAACCTGCCACGAGATCGCCCTGGTTCCGCTGAACACCGACACCGTGCTGGTTTACCTGGACGTTGAGACCGGCCTGCAGCGGCTGATGATCAGTTGGCTCGACAACACCCAGACGCGTACCACGGCCGACGATTACCGGGATGTATCGGGCATCCGGATACCGTTCTTCTCGCGGGCCGAGATTGTGGGGGCACCGCTCGTCCTTGAGTTTAGCGTTGGGCGCGTCCTCTTTGACCAACCGCTTGATGACGCCCTGTTCAGGCAGCCTGCCGCCGGTCAGGTGGATTTCAGGTTCCCGGCCGATGTCCGCTCCGTCACGGTACCGTTTGACTTCAGCTTCGGACACATCTATGTCACCGGCACCGTGAACGGCAGGAAGAGAGCGCGTTTCATCCTGGATTCCGGCGCCTCGGCCAATGTCTTCCACGAACCGATATTGTCCGATCTCAATCTGCCTTCGGTCGGGTCTCTCCCGGCCAAAGGGATCGGCGGATACCGGGAGGTTACGCTTGTGCGAATCGACTCGGTGAACATCGGACCGCTGACGCTGCTGGATCAGGTGGCGGGCGCCGTCAACCTGGAAGGAATCGGTCGTGCCGGCAGCGACGGCACTCCGTTCGGCGGTGTCCTCGGATTCGATTTTCTTTCCCGCTTTCCCGTTCTCATCGACTATGCCGGGAGACAGTTGACCGTCTATGAGCCGGGCAGCCGGGAACTTCCCGCCGGCGGCAGCGAGGTCCCGTTCCACCTGACGATGCACGTGCCCACCATTGAGGCCCGACTGGTCGGAACCGAAGGGGACTTCCTGATCGACCTGGGCAGCCCCTTCGGCGTCATGGTGCACGCACCGTTTGTCGAACGGCACAACCTGGATCAGCAGCTTCAGGACATACGTCCCATATCCCGGACGCTCTCAGGACTGGGCGGGTCGGTAAAGGGAAGAAGCGCCTATGCCGCATCGTTTGCTTTCGGGGACGTGCGCGTTGAGTCGCTCAGGGTGCTGCTGCCCGAGGGCGGTGAGGGTATTTCCGGTTCGGAAGAGCTGGCCGGCAGCATAGGTAATCTTCTCCTGGAACAATTCCGTGTTTTATTCGATTTTGGAAACAACCGGCTCATCTTCTATGAGCGTGCCGAGAGTGCCAAATGA
- the tpiA gene encoding triose-phosphate isomerase, which produces MRKPIIAGNWKMNGTADLTEALITELLAGLSGNEKATMVICPPFPFLEAAHRLLSGSAVALGAQEMSAHGPGAYTGEVCAEMLLTVGVRYVILGHSERRQYHAETDRIVNAKARRALEASLIPIICVGESLQERERGETEQVVGRQIDGTLSELTVDELKGIVIAYEPIWAIGTGRTATPQMAQDVHRFIRQRLASRYGEAADAVRILYGGSVKPDNAAGLLREPDIDGALVGGASLKADDFRAIIEAV; this is translated from the coding sequence ATGCGAAAACCCATTATTGCCGGTAACTGGAAAATGAACGGTACCGCCGACCTGACCGAGGCGCTCATTACGGAACTGCTGGCCGGGCTGTCAGGCAACGAGAAGGCGACCATGGTAATCTGTCCGCCTTTCCCGTTCCTGGAAGCCGCACATCGTCTGTTGTCCGGTTCGGCTGTCGCGCTGGGTGCCCAGGAAATGTCGGCCCACGGGCCCGGTGCGTATACCGGGGAAGTCTGCGCGGAGATGCTCTTGACAGTGGGGGTGCGCTACGTTATCTTGGGTCATTCTGAAAGACGGCAGTACCATGCCGAAACCGACCGTATAGTCAACGCCAAGGCCAGGCGTGCCCTCGAAGCCAGCCTCATCCCGATCATCTGCGTCGGTGAATCGCTGCAGGAGCGGGAGAGGGGCGAGACCGAGCAGGTTGTGGGACGGCAGATTGACGGTACACTTTCAGAGTTAACGGTCGATGAATTGAAAGGAATAGTCATCGCCTACGAGCCGATCTGGGCGATCGGCACGGGCCGCACGGCCACGCCGCAGATGGCGCAGGACGTGCACCGGTTTATCAGGCAACGACTCGCCAGCCGTTACGGCGAAGCTGCGGACGCGGTCCGCATCCTGTACGGCGGATCGGTCAAGCCCGACAATGCCGCCGGGCTCCTGCGGGAGCCTGACATTGACGGTGCGCTGGTCGGCGGGGCGTCACTCAAGGCGGATGACTTCAGAGCGATTATTGAAGCAGTTTGA
- the gap gene encoding type I glyceraldehyde-3-phosphate dehydrogenase has protein sequence MKVGINGFGRIGRLVLRAARGTDIDVVGVNDITDAKTLAHLLKYDSIHGRYPGKVGLEGDSLVVEGKKIPVLKELDPARLPWKSLGAEVVLECTGRFTKRDDAAKHLDAGAKKVLISAPAKGHDGTFLLGVNSDQYDKSKHHIISIGSCTTNCLAPMVKVLLDNFGIQTGVMTTIHAYTADQRLQDAPHKDLRRARAAALSMVPTTTGAARAISQVIPELEGKMDGAAIRVPTPDGSIVDLAVILEKEATVDQINAAVKKAAASGPLSKTLEYCEDPVVSTDIIGNPHGCVFDAALTSVQGRLTKVFAWYDNEWGFSCRMIDMMLMM, from the coding sequence ATGAAGGTAGGCATTAACGGGTTTGGGCGGATCGGCCGGCTGGTTCTCAGGGCGGCTCGCGGCACCGACATAGACGTTGTAGGTGTCAATGACATCACGGACGCGAAAACGCTGGCGCATTTGCTGAAGTATGACTCGATCCACGGACGCTATCCCGGCAAAGTGGGCCTCGAGGGTGACAGCCTCGTTGTGGAGGGCAAGAAGATACCGGTTCTCAAGGAGCTGGATCCGGCCAGGCTGCCGTGGAAATCGCTGGGCGCCGAGGTCGTGCTGGAATGCACCGGCCGGTTCACCAAGCGCGACGATGCAGCCAAGCATTTGGATGCGGGGGCTAAAAAGGTCTTGATCTCCGCCCCGGCCAAGGGGCACGACGGTACGTTTCTGCTCGGCGTCAATTCCGACCAGTACGACAAATCGAAGCACCACATCATCTCAATCGGCTCCTGCACCACCAACTGCCTGGCTCCGATGGTCAAGGTGCTGCTCGACAACTTCGGCATCCAGACCGGTGTCATGACGACCATCCACGCTTACACGGCCGATCAGCGTTTGCAGGATGCGCCCCACAAGGACCTGCGGCGGGCACGTGCCGCCGCCCTGTCGATGGTCCCCACCACTACCGGGGCCGCCCGCGCCATCTCCCAGGTGATCCCGGAGCTCGAGGGCAAGATGGACGGTGCCGCCATCCGCGTGCCTACTCCGGACGGATCGATTGTCGATCTCGCCGTTATCCTAGAGAAGGAAGCGACGGTGGACCAGATCAATGCCGCCGTGAAGAAGGCGGCCGCGTCCGGACCGTTGTCCAAGACGCTTGAATACTGCGAGGACCCCGTCGTCTCGACTGACATCATCGGAAACCCCCACGGCTGTGTTTTTGATGCGGCCCTGACGTCGGTGCAAGGTCGGCTGACGAAGGTCTTCGCGTGGTACGACAATGAGTGGGGTTTCTCCTGCCGCATGATTGACATGATGTTGATGATGTAG
- a CDS encoding outer membrane beta-barrel protein — translation MAVLFLTVGAAAAGESSPEPRESFNHRHQAGLRIGVWGNLGEIPMTVDTLGSSIFNNDFNSASFYIEGFFGYRIMTQLVGELSAGIVSRGDIQLLESGTSYSGSLIVYPVLLRLRYYPLSALNPKYHPYLSVGGGIYHARHDIQYASGQYAGFAAFYEEASETSFDFVVGGGFDWPVAAAVGLEFNAQYMPIRFGSAIIGVNDWSSLTFTVGVKYLFDMES, via the coding sequence TTGGCAGTACTCTTCTTGACTGTCGGCGCCGCGGCGGCCGGTGAGAGCAGTCCGGAGCCGAGGGAGTCATTCAACCACCGTCATCAGGCCGGGTTGCGAATCGGCGTCTGGGGGAACCTCGGCGAAATCCCCATGACCGTCGACACGCTGGGCTCCTCGATCTTCAACAACGATTTTAACTCGGCCAGTTTCTACATCGAGGGGTTTTTCGGTTACCGCATCATGACGCAGTTGGTCGGCGAACTCTCGGCGGGCATAGTCAGCCGCGGCGACATTCAGCTTCTTGAGTCCGGCACCAGCTATTCGGGCAGTCTCATCGTGTACCCGGTTCTGCTGAGACTGAGGTACTACCCGTTATCGGCTTTAAATCCGAAGTATCACCCGTACCTTTCGGTTGGTGGCGGGATTTACCACGCCAGGCACGACATTCAGTATGCCAGCGGGCAATACGCCGGTTTCGCCGCTTTTTACGAGGAAGCCTCAGAAACGTCCTTTGACTTTGTCGTCGGCGGCGGATTTGACTGGCCCGTGGCCGCCGCTGTCGGGCTTGAGTTCAATGCCCAGTATATGCCGATCCGGTTCGGCAGCGCCATTATCGGTGTCAACGACTGGTCGTCACTGACTTTCACTGTGGGCGTTAAGTACCTGTTCGATATGGAATCGTAA